In a single window of the Xylanimonas protaetiae genome:
- a CDS encoding phosphoribosylaminoimidazolesuccinocarboxamide synthase, translating to MTEAFGGGALDLPGWRHVYSGKVRDLYEPDLPALGGAHPLGDVVLVVASDRVSAYDHVLSPGIPDKGVVLTQLSLWWFEQLADVVPNHVVSTEASAEPFDGLVPDVVAGRAMICRRLQMYPVECVVRGYLTGSGLAEYRASGSVTGIALPPGLVDGSRLPEPIFTPATKAEVGEHDENVPFSAVVEALGEGPATTLRDLTLAVYARAEQIARERGIILADTKLEFGVDPATGVVVLGDEVLTPDSSRFWPADAWEPGHAQPSYDKQYVRDWLTSPASGWDRATDTPPPPLPADIVARTRARYLEAYERLTGAPLT from the coding sequence GTGACTGAAGCGTTCGGCGGCGGCGCCCTCGACCTGCCCGGCTGGCGGCACGTCTACTCCGGCAAGGTCCGTGACCTGTACGAGCCCGACCTGCCCGCGCTGGGCGGCGCGCACCCGCTGGGCGACGTCGTGCTCGTCGTCGCCTCGGACCGCGTGTCGGCGTACGACCACGTGCTCAGCCCCGGCATCCCCGACAAGGGCGTGGTGCTGACCCAGCTCAGCCTGTGGTGGTTCGAGCAGCTTGCCGACGTCGTGCCCAACCACGTGGTGTCGACCGAGGCCAGCGCGGAGCCGTTCGACGGCCTGGTGCCCGACGTCGTCGCGGGCCGCGCGATGATCTGCCGGCGCCTGCAGATGTACCCCGTCGAGTGCGTGGTGCGCGGGTACCTGACGGGCTCGGGCCTCGCGGAGTACCGCGCGTCCGGGTCGGTCACGGGGATCGCCCTGCCGCCCGGGCTGGTCGACGGGTCGCGGCTGCCCGAGCCGATCTTCACCCCGGCCACCAAGGCCGAGGTGGGCGAGCACGACGAGAACGTGCCGTTCTCCGCCGTCGTCGAGGCGCTCGGCGAGGGTCCGGCGACGACGCTGCGCGACCTCACGCTGGCCGTGTATGCACGGGCCGAGCAGATCGCGCGCGAGCGGGGCATCATCCTGGCGGACACCAAGCTGGAGTTCGGCGTCGACCCGGCCACCGGCGTCGTCGTCCTGGGCGACGAGGTGCTCACCCCGGACTCGTCGCGCTTCTGGCCCGCCGACGCGTGGGAGCCCGGCCACGCCCAGCCGAGCTACGACAAGCAGTACGTCCGCGACTGGCTGACGTCCCCGGCGTCGGGCTGGGACCGCGCGACGGACACGCCGCCCCCGCCTCTCCCGGCCGACATCGTGGCTAGAACCCGCGCCCGCTACCTGGAGGCCTACGAACGCCTGACGGGCGCCCCCCTCACCTGA
- a CDS encoding ABC transporter permease: MFRDTTALTGRLMKQILRSPDTIITVAVTPLALFLLFRYVFGGAIQGTGNYTNYLLPGILLITVASGVAYTAFRLWGDKQKGINARFQTMPIARSAVLWSHVLTSVFSNLVTAAIIIGVGFAMGFRPQASFAGWLGFLGLLVLFTLALTWLAVVPGLTASTMEGASAFSYPLIFLPFLSSAFVPTATMPGPVRWFAENQPVTSIVESMRALIDHRPVGTDIWVALAWLVGLGLLAYALAVRTYGRTRT; encoded by the coding sequence ATGTTCCGCGACACCACCGCCCTCACGGGCCGCCTCATGAAGCAGATCCTGCGGTCCCCGGACACCATCATCACGGTGGCCGTCACGCCGCTCGCTCTGTTCCTGCTGTTCCGCTACGTCTTCGGCGGGGCCATCCAGGGCACGGGCAACTACACGAACTACCTGCTGCCGGGCATCCTGCTCATCACGGTCGCCTCGGGCGTCGCGTACACGGCGTTCCGCCTGTGGGGCGACAAGCAGAAGGGCATCAACGCCCGGTTCCAGACCATGCCGATCGCCCGCTCGGCGGTCCTGTGGTCGCACGTGCTGACGTCGGTGTTCTCGAACCTCGTCACGGCCGCGATCATCATCGGGGTCGGGTTCGCGATGGGCTTCCGCCCGCAGGCGTCGTTCGCCGGCTGGCTCGGGTTCCTCGGCCTGCTGGTGCTGTTCACGCTCGCCCTGACGTGGCTGGCCGTCGTCCCGGGCCTCACGGCCTCGACCATGGAGGGCGCGTCGGCCTTCAGCTACCCGCTGATCTTCCTGCCGTTCCTGTCGTCGGCCTTCGTGCCGACGGCGACCATGCCGGGCCCGGTCCGGTGGTTCGCGGAGAACCAGCCGGTCACGTCGATCGTCGAGTCCATGCGGGCCCTGATCGACCACCGCCCGGTGGGAACGGACATCTGGGTCGCGCTCGCGTGGCTGGTGGGCCTGGGTCTGCTGGCCTACGCGCTGGCGGTCCGCACCTACGGCCGAACCCGCACCTGA